Proteins from a genomic interval of Lycium ferocissimum isolate CSIRO_LF1 chromosome 2, AGI_CSIRO_Lferr_CH_V1, whole genome shotgun sequence:
- the LOC132043865 gene encoding shaggy-related protein kinase eta — protein sequence MADDKEMSAPVMDGNDAVTGHIISTTIGGKNGEPKQTVSYMAERVVGTGSFGIVFQAKCLENGETVAIKKVLQDRRYKNRELQLMRTMDHANVVCLKHCFYSTTSKNELFLNLVMEYVPETMYRVLKHYSNMNQRMPLIYVKLYTYQVFRGLAYMHTVAGVCHRDLKPQNVLVDPLTHQVKICDFGSAKVLVKGEANISYICSRFYRAPELIFGATEYTTSIDIWSAGCVLAELLLGQPLFPGENAVDQLVEIIKVLGTPTREEIRCMNPNYTDFRFPQIKAHPWHKVFHKRMPPEAIDLASRLLQYSPSLRCTALEACAHPFFDELREPNARLPNGRPLPPLFNFKQELSGASPDLINRLIPDHIKRQMGLHLFASHGDMT from the exons ATGGCTGATGATAAG GAGATGTCAGCTCCTGTTATGGATGGGAACGATGCGGTGACTGGTCATATAATTTCCACAACCATTGGGGGCAAGAATGGCGAGCCAAAGCAG ACGGTCAGTTACATGGCTGAACGTGTTGTGGGGACTGGATCGTTCGGAATTGTCTTTCAG GCAAAATGTCTGGAAAACGGGGAGACTGTGGCAATAAAGAAGGTCCTGCAAGACCGTAGATACAAGAATCGTGAGCTGCAGCTAATGCGCACTATGGATCACGCAAATGTTGTTTGCCTAAAGCACTGCTTCTATTCAACAACGAGTAAAAATGAGCTTTTTCTCAATTTAGTCATGGAATATGTTCCTGAAACTATGTATAGAGTGCTAAAGCATTATAGCAATATGAACCAGAGAATGCCGCTCATCTATGTTAAGCTTTACACATACCAA GTATTTAGAGGGCTGGCTTATATGCATACTGTTGCTGGTGTATGCCACAGGGACTTGAAGCCTCAGAATGTTTTG GTAGACCCTCTTACTCACCAAGTAAAGATTTGTGATTTTGGAAGCGCAAAAGTGCTG GTTAAAGGAGAAGCAAACATCTCATACATCTGCTCGCGGTTTTATCGGGCTCCTGAACTCATATTTGGTGCAACAGAGTATACTACTTCAATTGATATCTGGTCAGCAGGCTGTGTCCTTGCTGAGCTTCTTCTGGGCCAG CCATTGTTCCCCGGAGAAAATGCTGTGGACCAGCTCGTTGAGATAATCAAG GTACTTGGAACACCTACAAGGGAGGAAATTCGCTGTATGAATCCAAATTATACTGATTTTAGGTTTCCACAAATCAAAGCACACCCTTGGCATAAG GTTTTCCACAAACGGATGCCTCCTGAAGCAATTGACCTTGCTTCTCGGCTACTGCAGTATTCACCAAGTCTACGTTGCACTGCA CTTGAAGCATGTGCTCATCCTTTCTTTGATGAACTTCGTGAACCAAATGCACGCCTTCCCAATGGTCGCCCATTGCCGCCTCTCTTCAATTTTAAGCAGGAG